The following coding sequences lie in one Musa acuminata AAA Group cultivar baxijiao chromosome BXJ3-1, Cavendish_Baxijiao_AAA, whole genome shotgun sequence genomic window:
- the LOC135628545 gene encoding BAG family molecular chaperone regulator 1-like produces the protein MKEWEVRPGGLLVQKRAPEADPSAAPVPTVCVKVKHGAGNHEIRISSQATFGELKKVLSARTGLHPLDMKLVYRDKARESNEFLDTAGVKDKSKVVLVEDPVAQAKRLLEMRKSDMMEKAARSVSTVTLEVDRLASKASALEAIVNRGGRVAENDVTDLIDSLMNELIKLDAVVADGDAKLQRRMQMKRVQKYVETLDVIKIKNSSPRANGQSSKQQHHRIQPQHQEQMQQKRDLQQTHPRFQQQPVVVTKNWETFDSLFAQSTSATTTAASSAPHASFDWELF, from the exons ATGAAGGAGTGGGAGGTCAGGCCGGGCGGGTTGCTCGTTCAGAAGCGCGCCCCTGAGGCCGACCCCTCGGCCGCTCCGGTCCCCACCGTCTGCGTCAAGGTCAAGCACGGCGCCGGGAACCACGAGATCCGCATCAGCTCCCAGGCCACCTTCG GGGAGCTGAAGAAGGTGCTGTCGGCCAGAACGGGATTGCACCCGTTGGACATGAAGCTGGTGTATAGAGACAAGGCGAGGGAGTCGAATGAGTTCCTCGACACCGCCGGCGTGAAGGACAAGTCCAAGGTCGTGTTAGTGGAAGACCCCGTGGCGCAGGCCAAGCGCCTACTCGAGATGCGCAAGTCCGACATGATGGAGAAGGCCGCCAGGTCCGTATCCACCGTCACCCTCGAAGTCGATCGGCTCGCCTCCAAG GCGTCCGCGTTGGAGGCGATCGTCAACAGAGGCGGGAGGGTGGCGGAGAATGATGTCACCGATCTCATCGACTCTTTAATGAATGAGCTGATCAAGTTGGACGCCGTTGTCGCCGACGGGGACGCGAAGCTGCAGAGAAGAATGCAG ATGAAGAGAGTGCAGAAGTACGTCGAAACATTGGATGTGATCAAGATCAAGAACTCGTCGCCGAGAGCAAACGGCCAATCAAGCAAGCAGCAACATCATCGGATTCAGCCTCAGCATCAAGAACAAATGCAACAAAAGAGGGACTTGCAGCAAACACATCCGCGATTCCAACAGCAGCCGGTGGTGGTGACAAAGAATTGGGAAACATTCGATTCCCTTTTCGCGCAATCCACCTCAGCCACCACCACAGCAGCCTCGTCCGCTCCTCATGCAAGCTTCGACTGGGAGCTATTCTGA